One window of the Clostridiales bacterium genome contains the following:
- a CDS encoding aminoglycoside phosphotransferase family protein, translated as MRYGKVIGVGNTATVYEWAKDKVLKLFYPGYPKDAVEREFHNALSIRDMDFPKPKAYEIISSEERIGIVYDMVKGESLLDWVMKTGDVQECAIYMAKLHKAIIHNKVSNVPNYKEFLKSHIPNTLSVNLKKQEEILQMIDSLPDGNTLCHGDFHPGNILISDGHTMVIDFMNVCHGYFLYDVARTVFLVEYTPVPMEVDDRELFLRLKKALADLYLMQMNVTREMIQDYLSVIIAVREGECPNE; from the coding sequence ATGAGATATGGAAAAGTTATTGGCGTAGGCAATACAGCAACTGTATATGAATGGGCAAAAGATAAAGTCCTTAAACTTTTCTATCCAGGCTATCCTAAAGATGCGGTAGAAAGAGAATTCCATAACGCACTGTCAATAAGGGATATGGATTTTCCAAAACCAAAGGCTTATGAAATAATTTCTTCTGAAGAGAGAATCGGTATTGTATATGATATGGTGAAAGGCGAATCACTGCTGGATTGGGTTATGAAAACTGGTGATGTGCAGGAATGTGCAATATATATGGCAAAGTTACACAAGGCAATCATTCATAATAAGGTTAGCAATGTGCCAAACTATAAGGAATTTTTAAAGTCTCATATACCAAATACTCTATCAGTTAATTTAAAGAAACAAGAAGAAATATTGCAAATGATAGATAGTTTACCAGATGGGAACACACTTTGTCATGGTGACTTTCATCCAGGCAATATACTCATATCGGATGGGCACACAATGGTCATAGATTTCATGAATGTATGCCATGGATATTTTTTATACGATGTTGCAAGAACTGTATTCTTGGTGGAATATACACCTGTGCCAATGGAAGTGGATGATAGAGAACTCTTTTTGCGATTAAAGAAAGCACTGGCAGATTTGTACCTTATGCAAATGAATGTTACCAGAGAAATGATACAAGATTATCTATCGGTTATCATCGCTGTTAGAGAAGGTGAATGTCCAAACGAATAA
- a CDS encoding exo-alpha-sialidase: MEFEIKIHEHLFGDERPFNNCHASTLILLPSDEILVAYFGGTEEGNDDVAIWYSRRRGGRWSSPVKAADIKGIPHWNPVLYREEDGTIYLFYKVGHKIPQWRTLLITSRDNGQTWSESKELVEGDRGGRGPVKNKLIRLSNGTWLAPASVEGEYWNAFTDSSFDRGKTWIKGAAVPLKRTGNSSFVGKGVIQPTLWESTPGRVHMLLRSTEGYIFRSDSLDYGRTWCEAYSTGLPNNNSGIDLVKMNNGILALAYNPVGQNRGPRFPLAISLSHDNGLTWREKMILEEQPGEYSYPAIVSNGNNLFITYTWKRENIAFWEITLKY; encoded by the coding sequence TTGGAGTTTGAGATAAAAATCCATGAACATTTATTTGGCGATGAAAGGCCATTTAACAATTGCCATGCATCTACATTGATACTACTTCCTAGTGATGAAATATTGGTGGCATATTTTGGAGGTACCGAGGAAGGTAATGATGATGTTGCAATTTGGTATTCAAGAAGGAGAGGAGGGAGATGGTCTTCTCCTGTAAAAGCTGCAGATATTAAAGGAATCCCCCACTGGAACCCGGTACTTTATAGAGAAGAAGATGGAACAATATATTTATTTTATAAAGTTGGTCATAAAATTCCTCAGTGGCGCACCTTGCTTATTACTTCCAGAGATAATGGTCAAACATGGTCAGAATCTAAAGAACTGGTTGAAGGTGATAGAGGGGGGAGAGGCCCTGTAAAAAATAAGCTTATAAGATTAAGCAATGGTACATGGCTTGCTCCTGCATCGGTTGAAGGTGAATACTGGAATGCCTTTACTGATTCATCATTTGATAGAGGTAAAACTTGGATAAAAGGTGCTGCGGTGCCTTTAAAGCGCACTGGGAATAGTTCTTTTGTAGGGAAAGGAGTTATTCAACCTACGCTATGGGAATCAACTCCTGGAAGAGTACATATGCTTCTCAGAAGTACTGAAGGATATATTTTTAGGAGCGATTCCCTGGATTATGGAAGGACATGGTGTGAGGCATATTCTACTGGATTGCCGAACAATAATAGCGGTATAGATCTGGTAAAAATGAATAATGGTATATTAGCCTTGGCATATAATCCTGTGGGTCAGAATAGGGGACCAAGATTTCCACTTGCAATAAGCCTTTCACATGATAATGGGCTTACATGGAGAGAAAAAATGATTCTTGAAGAACAGCCGGGTGAATATTCTTATCCAGCAATAGTAAGTAACGGCAACAATTTATTTATTACCTATACATGGAAACGTGAGAATATTGCATTTTGGGAAATTACATTAAAATATTAA
- a CDS encoding GntR family transcriptional regulator, which produces MLTKRIFEQVRELIEEEARDKKPGEALDTEVNYARRFGVSRPTVRKAVEDLISIGLISRIPGKGLVMAVQDETPYRGKLLIAIPCDTGDGFLFRVMMGCVEEANLLGFDYKILSTKDSASRLEQVKHEHISDFCAVITCCYEEDAEYELISYLKRKGLPVILIDNPPRHIDVPCITCDDYDGGYKMGTYLAKKGHRSIINISIDRPVLTIERRNKGFLQAMEDASVNYDKSLIINGTQEFYSRFTPRDFKSGKYTAICSHTSLMIYDISGWLYKNGLSIYDDVSIMGYGDLAYVPMQNVFLTSIGVPIYEMGKGAVEEISEAILAKRPVKSRQYEVWIDKRHTVKRVND; this is translated from the coding sequence ATGTTAACTAAAAGAATTTTTGAGCAGGTCCGTGAACTTATTGAAGAGGAAGCACGTGATAAAAAACCAGGGGAAGCTTTGGATACCGAGGTTAATTATGCACGACGTTTTGGTGTAAGCCGCCCTACTGTCCGTAAAGCAGTCGAAGATCTGATAAGCATCGGATTGATAAGCCGTATACCTGGCAAAGGGCTTGTCATGGCGGTGCAGGATGAGACGCCATATAGAGGTAAACTTTTGATTGCGATTCCATGCGATACTGGTGATGGATTTTTGTTCCGTGTAATGATGGGCTGTGTAGAAGAGGCGAACCTTTTGGGCTTTGATTACAAGATACTCAGTACTAAAGATTCTGCATCAAGGCTTGAACAGGTTAAACATGAGCATATAAGCGATTTTTGCGCTGTCATTACTTGCTGCTATGAAGAAGATGCGGAGTATGAACTGATATCATATCTTAAGAGGAAGGGTTTGCCTGTAATACTCATAGATAATCCGCCAAGGCATATTGATGTTCCATGCATTACTTGCGATGATTACGACGGTGGTTACAAAATGGGGACATATCTGGCCAAAAAGGGACACAGGAGTATAATCAATATTTCAATAGATAGACCTGTATTGACAATTGAGAGAAGAAACAAAGGCTTTTTACAAGCCATGGAAGATGCAAGTGTTAATTATGACAAGTCATTAATCATAAATGGGACCCAGGAATTTTACTCACGTTTTACTCCCCGGGATTTTAAGTCTGGTAAATATACGGCAATATGCAGTCATACTAGTCTCATGATTTACGATATAAGCGGCTGGCTTTATAAAAATGGTCTTAGCATATATGATGATGTATCAATAATGGGGTATGGTGATCTTGCTTATGTTCCAATGCAAAATGTATTTTTGACTTCCATCGGTGTGCCGATTTATGAGATGGGAAAAGGTGCCGTGGAAGAGATAAGTGAGGCAATACTTGCAAAGCGCCCGGTTAAAAGCAGACAGTATGAAGTGTGGATTGATAAGCGTCATACAGTAAAAAGGGTAAATGATTAG
- a CDS encoding ABC transporter permease subunit: MDNDKALRFNHRMSLKKVFSKYGSFYLFLLPAIIWYAIFAYYPMTGIIIAFKKYRYGLGVFGSHWVGLRYFKEFLADPHFYEIIRNTVVISLAKLIVNFPAPIILALMFNAVSAKIFKRTMQTVSYLPHFVSWVVVAAIIQKFFSPTTGLINDIRVSMDLKPIYYLGQKNLFLPFIVLSDMWKGVGYGSIIYLAALTGIDPTLYEAAEIDGANGWNKLWHITIPGISGTVGIMFLLSVGGLFGANMEQILLLQTPATFDVSEVIDTYVLKRGLNMNQFDYATAVGLFRSVISLALVVTANYLSKKFSEVSLW; the protein is encoded by the coding sequence ATGGACAATGATAAGGCTTTACGATTTAATCATCGCATGAGTTTAAAAAAAGTATTTAGCAAATATGGTTCATTTTATCTGTTCCTTTTACCAGCCATAATATGGTATGCAATATTTGCTTACTACCCGATGACCGGTATAATAATAGCTTTTAAAAAATACAGATATGGTTTGGGCGTATTTGGGAGCCACTGGGTTGGACTTCGATATTTTAAAGAATTTCTGGCCGATCCACATTTCTATGAGATTATCCGAAATACTGTTGTGATCAGCCTAGCAAAGCTTATAGTAAATTTTCCTGCTCCAATAATTCTAGCCCTTATGTTTAATGCAGTAAGTGCGAAAATATTTAAACGTACTATGCAGACTGTTTCATATCTTCCTCACTTTGTATCCTGGGTTGTTGTGGCAGCCATTATACAAAAATTTTTTTCACCGACTACCGGATTGATTAATGATATCAGGGTTTCAATGGACTTAAAACCCATATATTACCTTGGGCAAAAGAATCTCTTCCTTCCTTTCATAGTTCTTTCCGATATGTGGAAAGGAGTAGGGTATGGTTCAATAATATATCTTGCAGCACTGACAGGTATTGATCCGACACTTTATGAGGCTGCTGAAATAGACGGCGCAAATGGTTGGAATAAATTATGGCATATTACAATTCCAGGTATAAGCGGAACTGTAGGTATCATGTTCCTGCTCAGCGTAGGCGGATTGTTCGGGGCAAATATGGAACAGATATTGCTTTTACAGACGCCTGCTACATTTGATGTATCTGAAGTTATAGATACATATGTATTAAAACGAGGTTTGAACATGAACCAATTTGATTATGCTACGGCAGTAGGGCTCTTTAGAAGTGTCATAAGCCTTGCTCTCGTAGTTACTGCAAATTATTTATCAAAGAAATTCAGTGAAGTATCTTTGTGGTAA
- a CDS encoding carbohydrate ABC transporter permease, producing the protein MNIETNVPKINSNKGMKIRKSRSQILGKCINYTLLALLGLIFLYPFWYCIVLSFNNGLDALKGGVYFWPRAFTWENYLKAFQNPLIFSSFRISIERTLLSVVLSVFMTALMAYALSQRNLPGRSGIIFYFYFTTLFSGGLIPTYILYRQIGLLNNFWVYVLPGLYNFFNAIVLRTFFYTIPESLKESARIDGCSEIQIFFKIMLPLSMPALATIALFVGVGNWNDWFTGAYFVTTKRELYTAATLLNDLLSQATFESSTGSTGQKAQINEALAASVSKATTPESLKMAFLVILTIPIMCIYPFLQKYFVKGVMIGSIKG; encoded by the coding sequence ATGAATATAGAGACGAACGTACCTAAAATAAATTCAAACAAAGGTATGAAGATTAGAAAATCACGCAGCCAAATATTAGGGAAATGCATTAATTATACATTACTTGCTTTATTAGGACTAATATTTTTGTATCCCTTCTGGTATTGCATTGTATTATCTTTTAATAATGGACTTGATGCATTAAAGGGAGGAGTATACTTCTGGCCCCGTGCCTTTACATGGGAAAATTATTTGAAAGCATTTCAAAATCCATTGATTTTTTCATCTTTCAGGATTTCCATTGAGAGGACATTACTTTCTGTCGTTTTATCTGTTTTTATGACGGCGCTTATGGCGTATGCTCTATCTCAAAGAAACCTTCCAGGCCGTTCAGGGATAATATTCTATTTTTACTTTACAACGCTTTTTTCAGGTGGACTCATTCCGACTTACATCCTGTACCGTCAGATAGGCCTGCTTAACAATTTCTGGGTTTATGTATTGCCAGGACTATATAACTTTTTCAATGCCATAGTATTAAGGACGTTTTTCTATACAATTCCTGAAAGTTTGAAAGAATCCGCCCGTATCGACGGCTGTTCGGAGATACAAATTTTCTTTAAGATAATGTTGCCTTTGTCGATGCCAGCTCTGGCCACGATAGCTTTGTTTGTAGGCGTAGGCAACTGGAATGACTGGTTTACGGGGGCTTATTTTGTTACAACTAAGCGTGAACTTTATACAGCGGCCACATTGCTCAATGATTTACTATCCCAGGCAACTTTTGAAAGCTCAACAGGCTCAACAGGCCAGAAGGCGCAAATAAATGAGGCACTTGCAGCAAGCGTAAGCAAAGCGACGACTCCAGAATCTTTGAAAATGGCATTTTTGGTAATACTCACAATCCCGATAATGTGCATATATCCTTTTCTTCAGAAATACTTTGTCAAGGGTGTAATGATTGGCTCAATTAAAGGATAA
- a CDS encoding sugar ABC transporter permease has product MEKQIMISKPKSLWSRLVRDRFLYLLIAPGVIYFIIFKIIPLGGLIISFEDYSPYRGFLHSQWIGLSNYIRFFSNKDFLLLLRNTLVISFLNLIFYFPIPIILSLLLNELRNQRFKRILQSIVYLPHFLSWVIVVGICYILFSQSNGIINQIIMAFGHNKIDFLQNPHIFWGMLVGQNIWKESGYGTIVFLAAISGIDPQQYEAAIIDGASRIKQMWYVTLPGIRSTIITLLILRIGSIMNVGFEQVFLMMNGAVSEVADVFETYVYRVGVQNGQFSYTTAVGFFKSIVGLVLILFSNYIARRFGEEGVY; this is encoded by the coding sequence TTGGAAAAACAAATTATGATATCAAAACCTAAGAGTTTATGGTCAAGGTTAGTAAGAGATAGGTTCCTTTATTTATTAATTGCCCCAGGAGTTATATATTTTATAATTTTTAAGATTATACCTTTAGGAGGACTGATCATATCTTTTGAGGATTATTCTCCATATAGAGGATTTTTACATAGTCAGTGGATAGGTTTAAGTAATTACATACGCTTTTTTTCAAATAAAGATTTTTTATTACTTTTGAGAAATACTCTGGTGATAAGTTTCTTGAATCTAATATTTTATTTTCCGATTCCCATAATTTTATCACTTTTATTAAATGAATTAAGAAATCAGAGATTTAAACGTATTTTACAATCGATTGTGTATTTGCCTCACTTTCTTTCATGGGTAATTGTAGTTGGAATATGCTATATATTATTTTCACAATCAAATGGGATTATCAATCAAATAATAATGGCATTTGGGCACAATAAAATTGATTTTTTACAAAATCCGCATATTTTTTGGGGAATGTTGGTTGGACAAAATATATGGAAAGAATCAGGGTATGGAACAATTGTATTTCTTGCAGCAATTTCAGGAATTGATCCACAACAATATGAAGCAGCAATTATTGATGGTGCAAGTCGCATTAAACAAATGTGGTATGTTACGTTACCAGGGATAAGAAGTACTATTATTACTCTTTTAATATTACGTATAGGCAGTATTATGAATGTTGGTTTCGAACAGGTGTTTCTTATGATGAATGGTGCTGTATCTGAAGTTGCAGATGTATTTGAGACCTATGTATATAGAGTAGGCGTACAGAATGGTCAATTTAGTTATACTACTGCGGTTGGTTTTTTTAAATCAATAGTTGGATTAGTGCTTATTTTATTTTCAAATTATATTGCCAGAAGATTTGGTGAAGAAGGTGTTTATTGA
- a CDS encoding carbohydrate ABC transporter permease has translation MKESKNDRIFGIFNIILLVIAALIIILPFYYVVIISFTDPTEYLAKQGFVFFLNKPSLASYKYLLSTSTFKRATSVNIFITIIGTMLSLIVTAAFAYGLSRKRLVGRRVLQFIVLITLIFDPGIIPNYLVVRNLKLIDNIWSLIIPTLTSGWYIILMKNFFDSMPTELEEAALIDGCTDAGVFFKIILPLSAAALSAFGLFFAVGYWNTFFKAILYINSPEKWPLQVLLQNMLIDSVTSEAGQEGGEMPPAETIKMAAVIISTLPILFVYPFLQKNFTKGILIGSVKG, from the coding sequence ATGAAGGAGAGCAAAAACGATCGTATTTTTGGTATTTTTAATATTATTCTCTTAGTTATAGCAGCACTTATAATAATTTTACCGTTTTATTATGTTGTTATTATTTCTTTTACAGATCCTACTGAATATTTAGCCAAGCAAGGCTTTGTTTTCTTTTTAAATAAACCTTCTTTAGCTTCTTATAAATATTTACTTTCTACTTCAACATTCAAAAGAGCAACTTCAGTTAATATTTTTATAACAATTATAGGAACAATGCTAAGTTTAATAGTTACAGCTGCTTTTGCCTATGGTTTATCAAGAAAGCGTTTAGTTGGTCGCAGAGTTTTACAGTTTATTGTTTTAATTACATTGATATTTGACCCTGGTATCATACCAAATTATTTGGTAGTACGTAATTTAAAACTTATAGATAACATTTGGTCTTTAATTATTCCAACGTTAACTAGTGGATGGTACATTATTTTAATGAAAAATTTTTTTGATAGTATGCCGACTGAATTAGAAGAAGCCGCGTTAATTGATGGATGTACAGATGCAGGTGTATTTTTTAAGATAATACTTCCTCTATCTGCCGCTGCATTGTCAGCTTTTGGTCTTTTCTTTGCTGTGGGTTACTGGAATACTTTTTTTAAAGCCATTTTGTATATAAATAGTCCTGAAAAATGGCCTTTACAGGTATTATTACAAAATATGTTAATCGATTCAGTGACATCTGAAGCCGGTCAAGAAGGTGGAGAAATGCCTCCTGCAGAGACTATAAAGATGGCTGCTGTAATAATATCTACATTACCTATATTATTTGTGTATCCTTTTCTTCAGAAAAACTTTACAAAGGGAATATTGATAGGCTCAGTTAAAGGATAA
- a CDS encoding extracellular solute-binding protein: MLFKKRKLISTFLIVFLVISVLLVESCAKNNSANTNKSGSSQESPTVVTIFTEFNTPQPPNSNNAAQKEIEKRTNTKLNIMWASANNFKQKENVILASGNIPDLMKIVDGNYGINNTQFIQMAKQGAFWDLGPYLKDYKNLMLYPEAIYNKCKLDGKQYLLPSVRPLEGTSYFAIRKDWVDKLNLKVPETIDDLYNVLNAFKNNDPDGNGKNDTIPWNGWGWSSVIDTFNASTGKYKVSNDELVNTELSLGTRQGLEWLAKAYKDKLMDADFSTFKKSQAEDLTKGGNCGMGVDTVEGMWRSTEACLKINPKADFLPLNYLTGPNGKYAPQGSGMSCAYAIPKTVSEKKMKSILALMDFGASDEGFTLACWGVKDVDYTEDSDGFKTLTAQGIKDNIGQSSYGKIFEKYDKYLWALRTGMPKSVYERNKKIIDVRSTLSIPDPTVGLVSETGIKLGSEYNQKANDLKTKIIIGSQPIEAWDKYVEQLKSDQDYLKIDKEYNDAYQAKLKQQ, from the coding sequence ATGTTATTTAAAAAGAGAAAGTTGATTTCTACTTTTTTAATTGTTTTTCTTGTTATTTCAGTGTTGTTGGTTGAGTCTTGTGCAAAAAATAATAGCGCTAATACAAATAAGAGTGGATCAAGTCAGGAATCACCTACTGTAGTTACGATATTTACTGAATTTAACACTCCACAGCCTCCTAATTCCAACAATGCAGCCCAAAAAGAAATTGAAAAGCGTACTAATACTAAATTGAACATTATGTGGGCTTCTGCAAACAATTTCAAGCAGAAGGAAAATGTCATACTGGCATCAGGTAATATACCTGATTTAATGAAAATTGTAGATGGGAATTATGGTATTAATAATACACAGTTTATACAGATGGCAAAGCAGGGAGCTTTTTGGGACTTAGGCCCTTATCTAAAAGATTACAAAAATTTAATGCTATATCCAGAAGCAATTTATAATAAGTGCAAATTAGATGGGAAACAATATCTATTACCTTCAGTAAGGCCTTTGGAAGGTACAAGCTATTTTGCAATCAGGAAAGATTGGGTCGATAAATTAAATCTGAAAGTTCCAGAAACAATAGATGATTTATATAATGTACTTAATGCATTTAAGAATAATGATCCTGATGGCAATGGAAAAAATGATACTATTCCATGGAATGGTTGGGGCTGGTCTAGTGTAATCGATACATTTAATGCAAGTACCGGTAAATACAAAGTATCAAATGATGAATTGGTTAATACAGAATTATCGCTTGGTACAAGGCAAGGACTTGAATGGTTGGCAAAAGCATACAAAGACAAATTAATGGACGCAGATTTTTCTACTTTTAAAAAATCTCAAGCTGAAGATCTGACTAAAGGTGGTAACTGTGGAATGGGAGTCGATACTGTTGAAGGAATGTGGAGATCTACTGAGGCTTGTTTGAAAATAAATCCAAAAGCTGACTTTTTACCACTGAATTATTTAACTGGTCCTAATGGCAAATATGCACCACAAGGTAGTGGTATGAGCTGTGCATATGCAATTCCCAAAACAGTTAGTGAAAAGAAGATGAAAAGTATACTTGCTCTTATGGATTTTGGAGCATCAGATGAAGGATTTACTTTAGCATGTTGGGGTGTTAAGGATGTGGATTATACTGAAGATAGCGATGGCTTTAAGACTTTGACAGCTCAGGGTATTAAGGATAATATTGGGCAGAGTTCTTATGGCAAAATATTTGAAAAATATGATAAATATTTATGGGCATTAAGAACAGGTATGCCAAAGAGCGTTTATGAAAGGAATAAAAAGATTATTGATGTAAGGTCAACTTTAAGTATACCTGATCCTACTGTTGGCTTGGTTTCTGAAACTGGTATAAAATTAGGCTCGGAATATAATCAAAAAGCCAATGATTTAAAAACCAAGATTATTATAGGCTCTCA